The following are encoded in a window of Pieris napi chromosome 23, ilPieNapi1.2, whole genome shotgun sequence genomic DNA:
- the LOC125061226 gene encoding protein lava lamp-like isoform X2, with the protein MDILDDTKEQMIKMQNNFVTMEAEWKEEKMTLLADIEAKDDQLKSLREANAILENSRFEISLANSRLSEELESKAKEVEELQDKLSKMSRDRAEDEPGRQSEEEKGSKEVADMTELTRKIEVLERLNFEIRQTNKELEIQLASISKEAKSPSISPSKKASPLPTRKGRNTASKTKSPWSKLSAEALNQDPEKKPTKSDIPKSETIVQALNKDLLEKDYIISQKDTIIQELTSSNDRKENVIEELKSQLLSQKQPIFEKVDVAIETEKSDLHPETKDTAAVDGNSEERSRAAREQIALLTEEIDAANKNMIKVKSNCKLKLKQMQKTIDKFGSVSDANAEIVRLNEEIHQLSQKVAELEEEKGNLQLHLVDYDSGRLTDTDVYKKMVEMENLAEARLKSISLLETQKFDLVQELHVLQQKNAEMEDKIADISQLENEQVCSEIKSVQLEEQIDGLVAAKRELELVVENLKLDREHVERNIDSLKTEKEELLQKLEHYVQENMDLTDKLEKLSAEKVSSAESIEIVESLTTQEKLEIEEYNKGIQAEKADDNNFESAEPPVSSDSPSITKLMQENEELKSKIELFSQERQEVMEKMNTICTENNAIHENIEDLENRCRNLQTNIDQLSFEKAELLNLNKELNSQIEELKHQRLDIVKEAAEVKPIAAEDTVDNPLEIHQDDKAVGDKASKGAKSVKQLTKEILKLKNIIKEREDDIADCQMKILSLEEIQEKQSELTQSNAAYEVKIKQLSEENKYLKIQNDTMMNDKIEQTHLKDTIEPLQHEIQRLQREYSAAVNSRDAKVQELEHLLGEYEKQIFNYSNTLQQKDKDINEYVNQVTKLNDVTQKLKSRIELFEEEKANDQNVELIQSLNQQILLYQNALAECEEKLRTLEEEKAQLASIKSKLESKHVMLESELSKLKETHNENQKLIEELKRQQQKQREEWAEVMLQAKDRDEEIHEIKLQLRKESIENEKLRTMLQQKEHGFSELMAEREELKKKLEVISHEETSKSDLTALENKNKELIEKLKKFALSIKKKTAMYSDLENKFNDMQNLLEIKSEQYEQAMIQVETVPALQDKLKYANEELNRILSEKNILEDNLLGARSELESLQKKYEDAQEEIIKLNESLSTLNMEVKLNRDENVTLTLNMESLTNKLVEYEIELKNNSNLLTKITCLESELDQKQMQIANLTAELHSKDQNINQLQFGLDAKVQERDMYIENLQSELDKYKNRIYRLEESISVMENRRQSLERKADQLDTQLQEKQKSYSDYSVQEDELVTRLAALMDHDRVLEKELHEIENDNKNLQYKIHDINEDLSKLQKNNSELQQYCANLENKSAKVESLEAENSSLQQKIENLETSLKKLHNEHQQMLAQRKMEMDDVEAEFNIQIEAAIKEKKHLSESVEKLNEHIQRLQSEIHDYRITIENLHINLEELSTENRKLEEPSPNENTASPDYTEQYISEINRLNAIINSKNSQITEEMDKIQTLQAHNNSLKCAAENNVAQLSAKLEESFQQLQDLSQENESLKSNIRELNILITQKEDQIKQLIEKKKLVFEMNIPKTEGMTISSTIEELSDEQKSLSALESQILSDAEITNQEINTFKKVDATNSEKPISYQQSDGSVEPLIVSKKAYMCSNPDNSKDVDPFNSDEGWGLGESEEIYEVTPGVTQLNQEIKQLKDNNESLKKELDASNNKLLRAIKKLKELKNANDMIANELKISKQISNSSMLDMAIESELSSNLEMLEKKVQELNDTLNKEKKDKETLTKQNEILKNANDRLIELKEKMDNELELWKYNFKQANDKISLNQQHHSEVQHEKVQTSKIDSKLEEDILKLEKENDELQGLVDAVKSENEKLSDEITTLNKEVLTLRQKCLEKDDRDLLKKQIEDLINTNNDLSVTSQKLHSDISASEDRYVQLVNINEDLKASCKETENDKLDLIQKCAFIETENVALKSQNEAALNEIKSLRETLEAIQLELLQERQNLEQLRNNNTLSDRNEIIEKECESLKAQLEDVNRRNESIELEKSTITESYQGQISELESKIDKLNLENDQLLSTVTELRSSVSSAMDQRGFEIAELWKQHLAQRESEFQTNEQDLRMQLNASESKYEQLLESVQSSTQEETNKILILEQVTSLQNKLQEKEMQLSNLQIKYEDVMHQLDILRSEMEDEKMIHENKILVQQEEYEKIITDMRSEIEKQDEGSDAVNALQIELEATKSVNDSLNQRIEELKYSYESKISELSKAVQQKESEIFQKTHDYTITLADRNNEFEVVRKQLLEYERKVEDLTYEKESELAVLRLKMHENTEHYQKLRTESDKEKVKLSETLNEKIIECTNLNRQIVDLNKILEEYANKAAETQLVLESQELEIVTLKDEIESMKTTLRAASTRIEKHVTFASDAKSSGDGETTTSNELLDAVPRAELDLALYMLHQRDVRCEELTMELTQLLEERDTLQLRLSDSLRSYEELKSHHGSVGLDNSMDLSRDTISELPSFSVEKESQFADVHRAQTSRSSSICETDGDKPKLQAKLSELRSVKHSRDVRLRHESEQRQLGMRLLQQDVANLPPQAREQLNQAHHTLSRDSQSTPTVLLNWLRGKSTPKVVHM; encoded by the exons ATGGACATATTGGACGATACTAAAGAGCAGATGATTAAAATGCAGAATAACTTTGTTACAATGGAAGCCGAATGGAAAGAGGAAAAGATGACACTTTTGGCTGACATAGAAGCCAAAGATGATCAACTCAAAAGTCTTAGAGAAGCCAACGCTATTCTTGAAAATTCGCGATTTGAAATTAGTTTGGCGAATTCAAGGTTATCGGAGGAGCTCGAGTCGAAGGCGAAAGAAGTTGAAGAATTACAGGACAAGTTGAGTAAAATGAGCAGAGACCGTGCCGAAGATGAACCGGGACGACAGTCGGAGGAAGAAAAAGGCTCAAAAGAAGTAGCCGATATGACAGAACTGACGAGAAAAATAGAAGTATTGGAGCGACTGAATTTTGAAATCAGGCAGACTAATAAAGAACTAGAAATTCAACTCGCTTCGATAAGTAAAGAAGCAAAATCCCCTTCTATTTCACCTTCTAAAAAAGCGAGTCCTCTACCGACACGGAAAGGCAGAAACACTGCGTCTAAAACGAAATCGCCTTGGAGTAAGCTTTCGGCCGAAGCCCTCAATCAAGATCCCGAAAAGAAGCCGACGAAGTCAGACATTCCCAAATCAGAAACGATCGTACAAGCTCTCAATAAGGATTTACTGGAGAAGGACTACATTATATCGCAAAAAGATACAATCATTCAAGAGTTGACTTCCTCTAATGATCGTAAGGAAAACGTCATCGAAGAATTGAAGTCGCAACTCTtatcacaaaaacaaccaaTTTTCGAAAAAGTGGATGTAGCTATAGAAACGGAAAAATCGGACCTTCACCCTGAAACGAAAGATACGGCGGCCGTCGACGGGAACTCCGAGGAGAGATCGAGAGCGGCTCGGGAGCAAATCGCATTATTGACGGAAGAGATAGATGCGGCGAATAAGAACATGATAAAAGTTAAATCGAATTGCAAGTTAAAACTGAAGCAAATGCAGAAGACGATCGATAAGTTCGGTTCGGTGTCGGACGCGAACGCCGAGATCGTCCGACTGAATGAAGAAATTCATCAACTCTCGCAGAAAGTGGCCGAGCTGGAGGAGGAGAAGGGCAACTTGCAATTGCATTTGGTGGATTACGATAGCGGAAGGC TCACCGACACAGATGTATATAAGAAGATGGTGGAGATGGAGAATTTAGCCGAGGCCAGGTTGAAATCGATAAGTTTGCTCGAGACGCAGAAGTTTGATTTAGTTcaag AGTTACACGTATTGCAACAGAAGAATGCAGAAATGGAGGATAAAATTGCAGATATATCTCAACTTGAAAACGAACAAGTCTGCTCTGAAATAAAATCGGTGCAATTGGAAGAGCAAATCGACGGACTCGTCGCTGCCAAGAGAGAACTGGAGTTGGTCGTTGAAAACCTGAAACTGGACAGAGAGCACGTCGAGAGGAACATCGACTCGCTCAAGACTGAAAAGGAAGAGCTGTTGCAGAAGTTAGAGCATTATGTCCAAGAAAATATGGATTTAACCGACAAATTAGAAAAACTAAGTGCCGAAAAAGTGAGTTCAGCGGAGTCGATCGAGATCGTCGAATCGTTAACGACACAAGAGAAGCTAGAAATAGAAGAATATAATAAAGGAATTCAAGCAGAAAAAGCGGACGATAACAATTTTGAGTCTGCTGAGCCACCGGTCTCTTCTGACAGTCCTAGTATAACCAAACTGATGCAAGAAAATGAAGAACTAAAGAGcaaaatagaattattttcGCAAGAGAGGCAAGAAGTTATGGAAAAAATGAATACTATATGTACagaaaataatgcaattcatGAGAACATCGAAGACTTAGAAAACCGATGTCGTAATTTGCAAACAAATATCGACCAGTTAAGTTTTGAAAAAGCAGAACTACTCAATCTTAATAAAGAATTGAACTCTCAAATAGAAGAGTTAAAACATCAACGGCTCGACATAGTCAAGGAAGCCGCCGAAGTTAAACCTATCGCAGCCGAAGACACGGTCGATAATCCTCTCGAAATTCACCAAGACGACAAGGCCGTGGGAGACAAAGCCTCGAAAGGAGCGAAATCTGTGAAGCAGTTGACTaaagaaatattgaaattaaaaaatatcattaaagaGAGAGAGGATGACATAGCAGATTGTCAAATGAAAATACTGTCTCTAGAAGAAATCCAAGAAAAACAGAGTGAGTTAACGCAAAGTAATGCAGCATATGAAGTTAAAATCAAACAACTGtcagaagaaaataaataccttaAGATACAAAATGATACCATGATGAATGACAAAATTGAACAAACCCACCTCAAAGACACGATCGAGCCTTTGCAACACGAAATTCAACGTCTCCAAAGAGAGTATAGTGCCGCTGTCAATTCTCGGGATGCTAAAGTTCAGGAATTAGAGCATTTGTTGGGCGAAtatgaaaaacaaatatttaactataGTAATACATTACAGCAGAAAGATAAAGATATCAATGAATATGTCAATCAAGTTACTAAACTAAATGATGTCACTCAGAAACTCAAATCAAGAATAGAACTTTTCGAAGAGGAAAAAGCAAATGATCAAAATGTTGAATTGATTCAATCTTTGAACCaacaaatattactttatcAAAATGCGTTGGCCGAATGCGAAGAAAAGTTAAGAACACTGGAAGAAGAAAAGGCTCAATTGGCATCTATAAAGTCTAAACTCGAGAGCAAACACGTAATGCTCGAGTCGGAGCTctcaaaattaaaagaaactcataatgaaaatcaaaaattaattgaagagTTAAAACGTCAACAACAAAAGCAAAGAGAAGAGTGGGCCGAAGTCATGTTGCAGGCGAAAGACCGTGATGAAGAAATCcatgaaataaaattgcaaCTTAGAAAAGAGTCTATTGAAAACGAAAAGCTTAGAACTATGTTACAGCAAAAAGAACATGGCTTCTCTGAGCTAATGGCTGAACGCGAAGAGCTCAAGAAGAAACTAGAAGTCATTTCTCACGAAGAGACATCTAAAAGTGACTTAACggcattagaaaataaaaacaaggaATTAAtcgaaaaattgaaaaaatttgCTTTAAGCATCAAGAAAAAAACTGCTATGTATTctgatttagaaaataaatttaacgatATGCAAAACCTCCTTGAAATTAAATCTGAACAGTACGAACAAGCAATGATACAAGTCGAAACTGTTCCAGCGTTACAAGACAAGTTAAAGTATGCAAACGAAGAGCTGAATAGAATTTTAAGTGAAAAGAATATTCTCGAAGATAATCTTCTCGGTGCGCGGTCAGAATTAGAAtctttacaaaagaaatatgaagATGCTCAAGAggaaatcataaaattaaatgagtcGTTAAGTACCCTCAATATGGAAGTTAAACTTAATCGAGACGAAAATGTGACCTTAACTTTGAATATGGAAAGTCTTACGAATAAACTTGTAGAGTATGAAATAGAACTGAAAAATAACTCAAATCTCCTGACTAAAATAACCTGTTTAGAGTCTGAACTCGATCAAAAGCAAATGCAAATAGCCAATCTAACCGCGGAACTTCATAGTAAGGATCAAAACATAAATCAATTGCAATTTGGACTCGACGCGAAGGTTCAGGAGCGAGATATGTATATTGAGAATTTGCAGTCTGaattagataaatataaaaatcgaatTTACCGCCTAGAAGAAAGTATTTCTGTGATGGAAAACAGACGACAATCTTTAGAGAGAAAGGCGGATCAACTGGACACGCAATTACAAgagaaacaaaaatcttacAGCGATTACTCAGTTCAAGAGGATGAGTTAGTTACGCGTTTAGCCGCTTTAATGGATCACGATAGGGTTCTTGAAAAAGAATTGCATGAAATAGAAAATGACAATAAAAACCTGCAATATAAAATACACGACATAAATGAAGATTTATCGAAGTTGCAGAAGAATAATTCAGAGTTGCAACAGTATTGTGCTAATTTGGAAAATAAGTCAGCTAAAGTAGAGTCATTAGAGGCTGAAAATAGTTCATTGCaacaaaaaattgaaaatcttGAAACTAGtttgaaaaaattacacaatGAACATCAACAAATGTTAGCTCAGAGGAAAATGGAAATGGACGACGTAGAAGCagaatttaatattcaaatcgaAGCAGCTATAAAGGAAAAGAAACATCTCAGCGAAAgcgttgaaaaattaaatgagcACATTCAAAGATTGCAAAGTGAAATTCACGATTATAGAATAACAATTGAAAACCTACATATCAATCTTGAAGAACTATCAACAGAAAATAGAAAACTGGAAGAACCATCGCCAAACGAAAATACCGCAAGTCCAGATTATACTGAACAATATATAAGTGAAATCAATAGATTAAACGCCAtcattaatagtaaaaatagtcAAATTACCGAAGAAATGGATAAAATACAGACATTGCAAGCTCATAATAACTCTTTAAAATGCGCAGCAGAAAACAATGTCGCACAGCTATCTGCAAAGCTTGAAGAATCATTCCAACAGCTGCAAGACTTGTCGCAAGAAAATGAATCGTTAAAGAGCAACATTCGTgagcttaatattttaattactcaaAAAGAAGATCAAATCAAGCAGTTgattgaaaagaaaaaattagtttttgagATGAATATACCTAAAACAGAGGGAATGACTATATCGTCAACTATTGAAGAATTGAGCGATGAACAAAAATCTTTGTCAGCACTGGAATCTCAGATACTTTCAGATGCTGAAATAACCAATCAAGAAATTAATACATTCAAAAAAGTTGACGCAACAAACTCTGAAAAGCCTATTTCGTATCAACAATCGGACGGTTCTGTAGAACCTTTGATTGTCTCAAAGAAAGCTTACATGTGCTCCAATCCCGACAATAGTAAAGATGTGGATCCATTTAATTCAGATGAGGGCTGGGGCCTGGGGGAAAGCGAAGAGATATACGAAGTTACTCCAGGCGTTACTCAATTAAatcaagaaataaaacaactcAAGGATAATAATGAGAGTTTAAAGAAAGAACTCGATGcttctaataataaattattaagagctattaaaaaattaaaagaacttAAAAACGCTAACGATATGATAGCCaacgaattaaaaatatcaaaacagATATCTAACTCTTCGATGTTAGATATGGCTATTGAAAGTGAGTTATCTAGCAACCTTGAGATGTTGGAGAAAAAAGTACAAGAACTTAATGACACGCTCAATAAAGAGAAAAAAGACAAAGAAACGCTCACTAAACAGAATGAAATCCTAAAGAATGCCAATGATAGATTAATAGAGTTGAAAGAGAAAATGGACAATGAATTGGAACTgtggaaatataattttaaacaagcaaatgacaaaatatctttaaatcaGCAACATCATTCTGAAGTTCAGCATGAAAAAGTTCAGACTTCAAAAATAGATTCAAAACTGGAAGAGGACATATTAAAACTTGAAAAAGAAAACGATGAATTACAAGGGCTTGTTGACGCTGTTAAAAGCGAAAATGAAAAACTGTCAGATGAAATTACTACATTGAACAAAGAAGTGTTAACACTTCGTCAAAAATGTCTGGAAAAGGACGATCGTGACTTACTTAAAAAACAGATAGAGGatcttataaatacaaataatgatCTATCTGTCACGTCTCAGAAATTACATAGTGATATTTCGGCCTCAGAAGATCGTTACGTGcaattagtaaatattaacGAAGATTTGAAGGCTTCTTGTAAAGAAACCGAAAACGACAAATTAGACTTGATACAGAAATGTGCATTTATAGAAACTGAAAATGTAGCTCTTAAATCTCAGAATGAAGCAgctttaaatgaaataaagtcTCTAAGAGAAACTCTTGAAGCTATTCAGTTGGAATTATTACAAGAGAGACAAAATCTAGAACAACTACGGAATAATAATACACTTTCTGACAGAAATGAGATAATTGAAAAAGAATGCGAAAGTTTAAAAGCTCAACTAGAGGATGTTAACAGACGTAATGAAAGTATAGAACTTGAAAAAAGCACTATAACAGAAAGTTATCAAGGGCAGATAAGTGAACTTGAATCGAAAATTGACAAGTTGAATTTAGAAAACGATCAACTATTATCGACTGTCACCGAGTTACGGTCGTCAGTATCGAGTGCTATGGATCAAAGGGGATTTGAAATAGCAGAACTGTGGAAGCAACATTTAGCACAAAGGGAGAGCGAATTCCAAACTAATGAACAAGATTTGAGAATGCAATTAAATGCCTCTGAGAGTAAATACGAGCAACTTCTTGAGAGCGTACAGTCATCCACACAAGAGGAAACAAATAAGATCTTAATATTAGAACAAGTTACATccctacaaaataaattacaagagAAAGAAATGCAATTAagtaatttacaaattaaatacgaAGATGTCATGCACCAACTGGATATATTGCGATCGGAAATGGAAGATGAGAAAATGATACACGAGAACAAAATTTTAGTTCAACAAGAGGAGTACGAAAAGATCATAACTGACATGAGAAGCGAAATTGAGAAACAGGACGAAGGTAGTGATGCGGTCAATGCTCTTCAAATTGAGTTGGAGGCCACGAAGTCTGTCAACGACAGTTTGAATCAACGTATAGAAGAACTTAAATATAGTTATGAATCAAAAATATCTGAACTAAGCAAAGCCGTTCAGCAAAAGGAAAGTGAAATCTTCCAAAAAACGCACGACTATACAATTACTCTCGCCGATAGAAATAACGAATTTGAAGTTGTTAGAAAACAACTTTTGGAATATGAAAGAAAAGTTGAGGACTTGACTTATGAAAAGGAGTCTGAATTGGCAGTTCTTAGGTTGAAGATGCACGAAAACACCGAACATTATCAGAAATTACGTACAGAATCAGATAAAGAAAAAGTCAAATTATCTGAAACGTTAAATGAAAAGATTATCGAATGCACAAACCTCAATAGACAAATAGtcgatttgaataaaatattagaagAATACGCAAACAAAGCGGCTGAAACTCAACTAGTCTTGGAGAGTCAAGAGTTAGAGATTGTGACGCTTAAAGATGAAATAGAAAGCATGAAGACGACACTGCGAGCCGCCTCTACAAGAATAGAGAAACACGTCACTTTTGCTTCCGATGCTAAAAGCTCTGGCGACGGCGAAACAACAACGAGTAACGAGTTACTAGATGCGGTCCCGAGAGCCGAGTTGGATTTGGCTTTATACATGCTTCACCAAAGAGACGTGCGCTGCGAAGAACTGACGATGGAATTGACTCAATTGTTAGAAGAAAGAGATACATTACAACTCCGTCTGTCCGACAGTTTGCGTTCTTACGAAGAACTCAAATCGCATCACGGGTCTGTCGGCCTCGATAATTCAATGGACCTCAGCCGAGATACGATATCTGAACTGCCAAGCTTTAGTGTAGAAAAGGAATCCCAATTCGCCGACGTTCATCGTGCGCAAACATCTAGGAGTAGTAGTATTTGTGAGACCGACGGAGACAAACCAAAACTACAAGCGAA GTTGTCCGAGCTGCGCAGCGTGAAGCACAGTCGCGACGTGCGCCTTCGACACGAAAGCGAGCAGCGACAGCTCGGCATGAGGCTCTTGCAGCAGGACGTCGCCAATCTGCCTCCTCAGGCGAGGGAGCAGCTTAACCAGGCTCACCACACCCTCT CCCGTGACTCTCAAAGCACTCCCACAGTGCTGCTGAACTGGCTCCGAGGGAAGAGCACTCCAAAAGTTGTCCATATGTAA